CTTTGCTGTTCCTGCGAATTTAGCAAGAAAAATAATCGAGGACATTAAGAAATTCGGTATTGTACAGAGAGGTTTCTTAGGTGTAAACTCTTTAGATTTATCGAATGACCAACAAGTTGCTTACTACAATCAAGAAAAGAAAACGAATATAAAACCAGGTTCTGGAGTTTATATTACAGGACTTCCTGATAATAGTGGTGCGCAAGAAGCGGGAATGAAAGTTGGAGACATCATTACCAAAATTGACGGAGCCAACATTACAGATTTTGCAGATCTCTCTGTTGCCATCGGAAGCAAAAGACCAGGTGATAAAGTACAGGTAACTTACTCAAGAAACGGAAAAGAGACTACCTCTACAGTTACTTTAAAAGATCAAAAAGGCGGAACTTCTGCAAGAACGAAAGCTGATCTGAGCGTCACTGAAAAAATTGGTGCAGATTTCCAAAGTCTGGATGACAGAACGAAAGCTTACTATGGACTAAGCAACGGAGTTGTTGCTAAAAATGTAGTGGAAGGAAGCGAAATCGCTAAGGCGGGTATAGTAGACGGTTATATCATTACTGAAATTAACGGGAAGCCTGTAAATTCTCAGAAAGATGTAGAAAACTTATTAAATAAATTCACCGGAACAGGCCAGATAAAATACATGGATGATTACGGAAGAGGCTATCAAAGAGGATTTAAAATGCCTTAGTAGAAACAAATAATAAACAAAAACGCTGCAGATCTTAAGGTCTGCAGCGTTTTTTATGTTTTAAAAGATTACTTTTTATTCATTTTTTCAGCAATTCTTTTCTTCTTATTTCTTTCATAAATTATCTCTACGATCTTACCTCCCATCCAAGCAAATGGAAAAAAGACAAGAAAAATAGAAATTTTATAAAATGTAGGATGATAAGGAAGAATGATTACATCAAGCATTGCTATAAAAAGCATGATGAAACCAATAAGAATTGCATAAGCTACTTTTGCATATTTTACAATCATTGCCGTAACAACTCCTCCCACGGTAGTTCCTAATCCTGAAATAAAAAGCAAAAAGCCGAAGAAGGCATCATTATTTTTCATGCTTTCTAAAAATCTCTGCCAATGCTCAAACGGAGCAAATGCATCAAAGGTAACCCACTTTGGAAAAGCCCTTATACCAAGAGTGATAATAAGCCCTGCAATCACAAGACCTACCAAAACTGCAAATGTATTTCTTAAAAAATTCATTAATCCTGATGTGCAATCATAGAAATTTCGATATCAACATTCTTTGGCAAACAAGAAACCTGTACAGTTTCACGAGCCGGAAAGCTTTCAGCATCAAGATATGATGCATAAATATCATTCATCACCGCAAAATCATCCATACTTTTAAGGAAGATTGTTGCTTTAACCACATTTTTAAACGTCATTCCTGCTTCTGTAAGAATCGCTTCAAGGTTTTTCATTACCTGATGTGTTTCCTTTTCAATTCCTTCTACCAGTTTACCCGTTGCAGGATCTACAGGAATCTGACCAGAGATATACAAAACTCCGTTGGCAAGATTTGCCTGAGAATAAGGACCAATAGCTGCAGGAGCATTAACTGTGTTGATGATTGTTTTCATATATAGATTTATTTACTTTAAAAATCATACCAAATCATTTACGACTTGAATATAGTTTATTTTGGGT
Above is a genomic segment from Chryseobacterium mulctrae containing:
- a CDS encoding RidA family protein; translated protein: MKTIINTVNAPAAIGPYSQANLANGVLYISGQIPVDPATGKLVEGIEKETHQVMKNLEAILTEAGMTFKNVVKATIFLKSMDDFAVMNDIYASYLDAESFPARETVQVSCLPKNVDIEISMIAHQD